The following proteins are co-located in the Hyla sarda isolate aHylSar1 unplaced genomic scaffold, aHylSar1.hap1 scaffold_514, whole genome shotgun sequence genome:
- the LOC130338144 gene encoding oocyte zinc finger protein XlCOF7.1-like, with protein sequence MMEDQQPLTSPVRSSKRTAPERCPRPLLPQDDQGEDLSNINARETDMSGDEQYKENIPTEKDLIYINGTDMKEEEKTDISSSEQCKEDIPIGNDLIYNNIRDLREKKETDVSGDEQYMEDIPTGNRPDSCPRRSEENLISSDYKADDDITQDTYEEHSIIPDTPSALHSQDLSSHPYIQVLSSHSLQDVQQNKGHRRGVGHQRAHIGKKPYSCSECGKCVTSKSNLVKHQRIHTGEKPFSCSECRKCFTQQSHLVTHRRTHTGEKPFSCAECGKCFTQQSERIKHQRTHTGEKPFSCSECGKCFTQQSALVKHQRTHTGEKPFSCAECGKCFAQQSDVVKHQRTHTGVKPFSCSECGKCFTDKSSLVRHLRIHTGEKPIQSNK encoded by the exons atgatggaggatcagcagcccctcacatcaccag tcagatccagtaagagaacagcaccagagaggtgtccccgccctcttcttccacaggatgatcag GGTGAAGATCTGAGCAATATTAATGCTCGAGAGACAGatatgagcggtgatgagcagtataaggagaacattcctacagagaaagatctcATCTATATTAACGGTACAGAcatgaaggaagaagaaaagacagaTATAAGCAGCAGTGAGCAgtgtaaggaggacattcctatagGGAACGATCTGATCTATAATAATATTAGAgatttaagggaaaaaaaagaaacagatgtgagcggtgatgagcagtatatggaggacattcctacaggtaaccgcccag attcttgtcccaggagatcagaggagaatcttatatcttcagattataaagcagatgatgatatcacacaagatacatatgaagaacattccattatcccagatacaccctcagcccttcacagccaagatctgtcatctcatccttatatacaggtcctgtcttctcattcattgcaggatgttcagcaaaataaaggtcacagaaggggtgttggacatcaacgagctcatataggaaagaaaccatattcatgctcagaatgtgggaaatgtgttACTtctaaatcaaatcttgttaaacatcagagaatacacacaggggagaagccattttcatgctcagaatgtagaaaatgttttactcagcaatcacatcttgttacaCATCGAAGAACtcatacaggggagaagccattttcatgtgcagaatgtgggaaatgttttactcagcaatcagagcgtattaaacatcaaagaactcacacaggggagaagccattttcatgttcagagtgtgggaaatgttttactcagcaatcagctcttgttaaacatcaaagaactcacacaggggaaaagccattttcatgtgcagagtgtgggaaatgttttgctcagcAATCAGatgttgttaaacatcaaagaactcacacaggcgtgaagccattttcatgttcagaatgtgggaaatgttttactgataaatcaagtcttgttagacatctaagaattcacacaggggagaagccaattcagagcaataaatga